A portion of the Cyanobium sp. PCC 7001 genome contains these proteins:
- the murQ gene encoding N-acetylmuramic acid 6-phosphate etherase, giving the protein MGTDRGHLLTEQANPLSATLDQLPTAALVDLFCRNDLEPQRAVAEAAPALTAAVEAITRRLRDGGRLFYLGAGTSGRLGVLDAAECPPTFCTPPELVQGVLAGGAPALLRSSEGLEDLEEAGRSDLEERGFGPGDCLVGVAAGGTTPYVRGGLQHARAIGALAIAMACVPADQVPMPCSIDIRLLTGPELLAGSTRLKAGTATKMALNILSTGVMVRLGKVYGNRMVDVAVTNAKLEDRALRILRDLAGVDRSRGAELLERSGGSVKLALLMEASGLEADRARALLETHGPSLRDTLAACGATLAPAQSANAPQ; this is encoded by the coding sequence GTGGGCACCGATCGCGGCCATCTGCTCACGGAACAGGCCAATCCCCTCAGCGCCACCCTCGACCAGCTGCCCACCGCGGCCCTGGTGGATCTGTTCTGCCGCAACGACCTGGAGCCCCAGCGGGCCGTGGCCGAGGCGGCTCCGGCCCTCACCGCCGCTGTGGAGGCGATCACCCGGCGGCTCCGTGACGGCGGGCGGCTCTTCTATCTCGGTGCCGGCACCTCCGGCCGGCTCGGGGTGCTGGATGCGGCCGAGTGCCCGCCCACCTTCTGCACGCCGCCCGAGCTGGTGCAGGGGGTGCTGGCTGGGGGAGCACCGGCTCTGCTGCGCAGCTCCGAGGGGCTGGAGGATCTGGAGGAGGCCGGCCGCAGCGACCTGGAGGAGCGGGGCTTCGGCCCGGGGGATTGCCTGGTGGGCGTCGCCGCCGGCGGCACCACCCCCTACGTGCGGGGCGGCCTGCAGCACGCCCGTGCCATCGGGGCCCTCGCCATCGCCATGGCCTGCGTTCCCGCCGATCAGGTGCCGATGCCCTGCAGCATCGACATCCGCCTGCTCACGGGCCCGGAACTGCTGGCGGGGTCCACCCGCCTCAAGGCCGGCACCGCCACCAAGATGGCCCTCAACATCCTCTCCACCGGCGTGATGGTGAGGCTGGGCAAGGTGTACGGCAACCGCATGGTGGATGTGGCGGTCACCAACGCCAAGCTGGAGGACAGGGCTCTGCGCATCCTGCGGGATCTGGCCGGGGTGGACAGGAGCCGGGGGGCTGAGCTGCTGGAGCGCTCCGGTGGTTCGGTGAAGCTGGCCCTGCTGATGGAGGCCTCCGGGCTGGAGGCCGACCGGGCCCGGGCCCTGCTGGAGACCCACGGTCCCAGCCTGCGCGACACCCTGGCGGCCTGTGGCGCAACCCTGGCCCCTGCTCAGTCGGCGAACGCACCCCAGTAG
- the mtnP gene encoding S-methyl-5'-thioadenosine phosphorylase, translated as MPSSSPSPSSPTQATGATAASVGGDLRQARLGVLGGSGLYAMEGLEDVREITVDTPYGRPSDSLRLGRINDLEVVFLARHGRHHSYLPSEVPYRANLWALRSLGVRWILSVSAVGSLQQQFRPLDMMVPDQFIDRTHQRPLSFFGEGVVAHVTAADPFCAVLSRLLADVGESLMPAGRQLHRGGTYLCMEGPAFSTRAESELYRSWGCSVIGMTNHTEARLAREAEMAYATLAMVTDYDCWHQEHASVSVELVIDNLRANAALAQQIVRMAAERIGDLRPTSSFHQALRHALMTPPEHVPPTTRRKVDLFTSPYWGAFAD; from the coding sequence ATGCCTTCCTCCAGCCCCAGCCCCTCCTCCCCCACCCAGGCAACGGGGGCGACGGCAGCCTCCGTGGGTGGCGATCTGCGCCAGGCCCGGCTCGGGGTGCTGGGCGGCAGCGGGCTCTACGCCATGGAGGGACTGGAGGATGTGCGTGAGATCACGGTCGACACCCCCTACGGCCGCCCGTCGGACAGCCTGAGGCTGGGTCGCATCAATGACCTGGAGGTGGTGTTCCTGGCCCGCCATGGCCGCCACCACAGCTATCTGCCCAGCGAGGTGCCCTACCGGGCCAACCTCTGGGCTCTGCGCTCCCTGGGCGTGCGCTGGATCCTGTCGGTGTCAGCGGTGGGCTCGCTGCAGCAGCAGTTCCGCCCGCTGGACATGATGGTGCCGGATCAGTTCATCGACCGCACCCACCAGCGCCCCCTGAGCTTCTTCGGCGAGGGCGTGGTGGCCCATGTGACCGCTGCCGATCCGTTCTGCGCCGTGCTGAGCCGCCTGCTGGCCGATGTGGGCGAGAGCCTGATGCCCGCCGGCCGCCAGCTGCACCGCGGCGGCACCTACCTCTGCATGGAGGGTCCGGCCTTCTCCACCCGGGCGGAGTCGGAGCTCTACCGCAGCTGGGGCTGCAGCGTGATCGGCATGACGAACCACACCGAGGCGCGGCTGGCCCGGGAGGCGGAGATGGCCTATGCCACCCTGGCCATGGTCACCGACTACGACTGCTGGCACCAGGAGCACGCCTCGGTGTCCGTGGAGCTCGTGATCGACAACCTGCGCGCCAACGCTGCGCTGGCCCAGCAGATCGTGCGCATGGCCGCCGAGCGGATCGGTGATCTGCGCCCCACCAGCAGCTTCCACCAGGCCCTGCGCCATGCCCTGATGACACCACCGGAGCACGTGCCTCCCACGACCCGCCGCAAGGTGGACCTGTTCACCAGCCCCTACTGGGGTGCGTTCGCCGACTGA
- a CDS encoding DUF3110 domain-containing protein gives MPVHVLLFDPGTDQEGIHSLEINGRTVVLLFEARDDAERYAGLLEAQDFPVPSVEALDRSEMEQFCRDSGYEARFVPVGFLPQTAEDRLLIAPPERNMDVHNWQEQAAAAGTVGGGEPGRPAGAERAAAEPISSGDPELEAFRRQLEGLL, from the coding sequence ATGCCGGTGCACGTGCTGCTCTTCGATCCAGGAACCGATCAGGAGGGCATCCACTCCCTCGAGATCAACGGCCGCACGGTGGTGCTGCTGTTCGAAGCCCGGGACGATGCCGAGCGCTACGCCGGTCTGCTCGAGGCCCAGGATTTCCCCGTGCCCAGCGTCGAGGCCCTCGATCGCTCCGAGATGGAGCAGTTCTGCCGCGATTCCGGCTACGAGGCCCGCTTCGTGCCCGTGGGTTTCCTGCCCCAGACGGCGGAGGACCGGCTGCTGATCGCGCCCCCCGAGCGCAACATGGACGTGCACAACTGGCAGGAGCAGGCCGCCGCCGCCGGCACGGTGGGTGGCGGTGAGCCCGGCCGGCCGGCCGGCGCCGAGCGGGCGGCCGCCGAGCCCATCAGCAGCGGCGATCCCGAGCTGGAGGCCTTCCGGCGTCAGCTGGAGGGGCTGTTGTGA
- a CDS encoding peptidylprolyl isomerase, with translation MTKALMETDAGTIELDLFDTDAPNTVANFTKLAKEGFYDGLAFHRVIPGFMAQGGCPNSREGSRGMAGTGGPGYQIDCEINSQKHKAGTLAMAHAGRNTGGSQFYICHDAQPHLDGVHTVFGHTPNMDVVMALKNGTRINKVTIQD, from the coding sequence GTGACCAAAGCCCTGATGGAGACGGATGCCGGCACGATCGAACTGGACCTGTTCGACACCGACGCTCCGAACACCGTCGCCAACTTCACCAAGCTGGCCAAGGAGGGCTTCTACGACGGTCTGGCCTTCCACCGGGTGATTCCCGGCTTCATGGCCCAGGGCGGATGCCCCAACAGCCGTGAGGGCTCCCGCGGCATGGCCGGCACGGGCGGCCCCGGCTACCAGATCGACTGCGAGATCAACAGCCAGAAGCACAAGGCCGGCACCCTCGCCATGGCCCACGCCGGCCGCAACACGGGTGGCTCGCAGTTCTACATCTGCCACGACGCCCAGCCCCACCTGGACGGTGTGCACACCGTGTTCGGCCATACCCCCAACATGGACGTGGTGATGGCCCTCAAGAACGGCACCCGCATCAACAAGGTGACCATTCAGGACTGA